A genome region from Dehalogenimonas sp. THU2 includes the following:
- a CDS encoding carbohydrate kinase family protein, producing the protein MPLYDVIGLGVLRSDHIYSIDTIPASGEHLICPANVTSGGSAANTIFGLSKLGLKCGLIGAVGDDPAGRTLVTELIAAGIDTGHVASIPNAQTDSAIVMLGADGGRVSYLCYDAGKSLRVNEAAIETLNQAAAIHIGGLAGPEQLKAISAAVTGLNPDITISLSISDSEAVLGIKAFEAVIARAAVVFASRTAIEKLTRKNYHRGGEMCRRLGAKATVVFLTCGEEIRKIRKKGKAASVTTYIRNHEYECTIESAIRKWPNIIETTGAQDAFAAGFLYGLLKDRAIDECGFLGDILAQACLKTPGARDSLPDAGEVSKRYFQIHREELSF; encoded by the coding sequence ATGCCACTTTATGATGTCATCGGTCTGGGGGTTCTGCGCTCGGACCATATCTATTCTATCGATACCATCCCTGCCAGCGGCGAGCACCTGATTTGCCCGGCCAATGTCACCTCCGGCGGTAGTGCCGCCAATACCATCTTCGGCCTGAGTAAACTCGGTTTAAAATGCGGTCTTATCGGGGCGGTGGGTGACGACCCGGCCGGTCGAACACTAGTCACGGAACTTATAGCCGCCGGTATCGACACCGGTCACGTCGCTTCCATCCCCAATGCACAGACAGACAGCGCTATCGTGATGCTCGGCGCCGACGGAGGCCGGGTGAGTTATTTATGCTACGATGCCGGTAAATCACTACGCGTCAATGAAGCCGCAATCGAAACGCTGAACCAGGCTGCCGCCATACATATCGGCGGGCTGGCCGGCCCGGAACAATTGAAAGCGATATCGGCGGCCGTGACCGGGTTGAACCCCGACATTACAATCAGCCTGTCCATCAGCGACAGCGAGGCCGTCCTGGGGATCAAGGCGTTCGAGGCAGTCATCGCCCGGGCTGCCGTGGTATTTGCCAGCCGGACCGCCATCGAAAAGCTCACTAGGAAGAACTACCATCGCGGTGGGGAGATGTGCCGCCGTCTGGGCGCCAAAGCCACGGTCGTCTTTCTAACCTGTGGCGAGGAGATCCGGAAGATACGGAAGAAGGGCAAAGCCGCCAGCGTCACTACCTACATCCGGAATCACGAGTACGAGTGCACTATCGAGTCCGCCATCCGCAAGTGGCCTAACATCATCGAGACTACGGGCGCGCAGGACGCCTTCGCCGCCGGGTTCCTGTACGGACTGCTCAAAGACAGGGCCATCGATGAATGCGGGTTCTTAGGCGATATACTAGCCCAGGCGTGCCTAAAAACACCCGGCGCCAGGGATTCACTCCCTGACGCCGGTGAGGTTTCCAAGAGGTACTTCCAGATCCACCGGGAAGAGCTTAGCTTTTAG
- a CDS encoding YkgJ family cysteine cluster protein, with protein MSVPSILKNVFAESDLVHAEHGAELNFQNLGAKYAKYVAQAISDLKLNYPPARSFSDDELRKIVAVADVVGLDSRTRMKRFKSACSCCGWCCSKTHRIVVREEDADRISRKLKAKRADLFVFDGKDWLIKDVHPCRWWNPRNGRCAIYNDRPHTCRVWPMGINDAGENTIIPESHCNYAVMTLVYKAINILEAAGAGTQSQVPAEG; from the coding sequence ATGTCTGTACCTTCGATCCTCAAAAACGTTTTCGCCGAGAGCGATCTGGTTCACGCTGAACACGGCGCCGAGTTGAATTTTCAAAACCTGGGCGCCAAGTATGCGAAATATGTCGCCCAGGCGATATCGGACCTGAAACTCAATTATCCGCCCGCAAGATCTTTCAGTGACGATGAACTACGGAAAATTGTGGCTGTGGCCGATGTGGTGGGCCTCGATTCCCGCACCAGGATGAAACGTTTCAAATCAGCCTGTTCCTGTTGCGGCTGGTGCTGCTCCAAAACACATCGCATCGTGGTCAGGGAAGAAGACGCGGACCGTATCAGCCGGAAATTGAAAGCAAAACGGGCCGATCTTTTCGTTTTCGATGGCAAAGATTGGCTGATCAAAGACGTTCACCCCTGCCGCTGGTGGAACCCCCGTAACGGCCGCTGCGCCATTTACAACGACAGACCGCATACTTGCCGTGTCTGGCCGATGGGGATCAACGACGCCGGTGAGAACACCATCATCCCCGAGAGCCACTGCAACTATGCCGTGATGACGCTGGTTTACAAAGCAATAAACATACTGGAAGCCGCCGGCGCGGGTACCCAGTCACAGGTACCGGCTGAAGGGTAA
- a CDS encoding zinc ribbon domain-containing protein, with amino-acid sequence MPIYEYSCKKCAKKFELLRRFSDTAEVTCPKCGAVEVERKVSAFSCGTGGGYGGGYSGGSSCAPRASS; translated from the coding sequence ATGCCGATTTACGAGTATTCCTGCAAAAAGTGCGCCAAGAAATTTGAACTGCTGCGCCGCTTTTCCGACACCGCTGAGGTAACCTGTCCCAAGTGCGGTGCCGTCGAGGTCGAGCGCAAGGTCTCCGCTTTCAGTTGCGGCACCGGCGGCGGCTATGGTGGTGGCTACAGCGGCGGCTCAAGCTGCGCCCCCCGTGCCTCATCCTGA
- a CDS encoding formyltransferase family protein — protein MLTAVQESIARGDIDARIEFIFLSREPGESVETDKFIELAGSYGIPVIPYSYQRYRKERGLSGAQSDTLPDWRLDYDREVMKRLEQYSKPDLCVLAGYMLIVGPEMCTRYTMINLHPAAPDGPAGTWQEVIWQLIDERAESSGVMIHLVTPELDKGPVVSYCRFPIRGKAFDELWREIDDLDSNAIKAREGDQNRLFQMIRRHGAVRELPLIVSTVKAFSEGRIKVEDGNIIDSQGKPINGYDLSGEIDRMVETGLNATL, from the coding sequence TTGCTGACCGCCGTTCAGGAGAGCATCGCCCGCGGCGATATCGATGCCCGGATAGAGTTTATCTTCCTGAGCCGGGAGCCGGGTGAATCGGTGGAAACAGATAAATTTATCGAACTGGCAGGCTCTTACGGCATCCCTGTCATCCCTTATTCTTATCAGCGTTATCGCAAAGAGCGGGGGCTTTCCGGCGCGCAGAGTGATACCCTTCCCGACTGGCGGCTGGATTACGATCGGGAAGTGATGAAACGGTTAGAACAGTACTCCAAGCCTGACCTGTGCGTCTTAGCCGGCTATATGCTCATCGTAGGGCCGGAGATGTGTACCCGTTACACCATGATCAACCTGCACCCTGCCGCGCCTGACGGACCTGCCGGTACCTGGCAAGAGGTCATCTGGCAACTCATCGACGAAAGAGCGGAATCTTCCGGAGTGATGATCCACCTGGTGACGCCGGAACTGGACAAAGGCCCGGTGGTCAGTTACTGCCGTTTCCCCATCCGGGGGAAGGCGTTCGACGAGCTATGGCGGGAGATCGACGACCTCGATTCCAATGCCATCAAGGCCCGTGAGGGCGACCAGAACCGGCTTTTCCAGATGATCAGGCGCCACGGCGCCGTTCGAGAGCTACCGTTGATCGTCAGCACGGTCAAGGCGTTCAGCGAAGGCCGGATCAAGGTCGAAGACGGCAATATCATCGATAGTCAAGGTAAACCCATCAACGGCTATGACCTGAGCGGGGAAATCGATCGTATGGTCGAGACCGGTCTCAATGCCACTTTATGA
- a CDS encoding YgiQ family radical SAM protein, which translates to MFLPTTRSEMKDLGWDELDVILVTGDSYIDSPFIGTAVIGKVLRQAGYRVGVIAQPDIKTDADIARLGEPRLFWGVTGGSIDSMVANYTSLKKKRRSDDYTPGGQNTRRPDRAALIYTNLIRRFFKGTRPIVLGGLEASLRRVPHYDYWSDRVRSSILFDAKADYLLYGMAEKTALEVSEALSRGTDPRHIRGLCYIAGESDIAELKADYLELPPFETVENDKQAFIEMFRTFYKNNDPLTARGLYQKQGTRYLVHNPPALPLTQAELDSIYAIDYERAQHPYYEKLGKVGALETIKFSIQTHRGCYGECNFCAIAVHEGRTVQWRSQESILAEARRLTAYPDFTGYIRDVGGPTANMYGFECKDKLQRGTCPDKRCLSPRVCASLKADHQHQLELLRKLRRIEGVKKVFVASGIRYDMLLSDKLHGEAYLKEVIGHHVSGQMKIAPEHTEEGVLRKMGKPGTAALLEFKALFDKLTKRADKEQFLTYYLIAAHPGCTATDMKRLKQFISHNLKMNPEQVQIFLPAPSTWSAVMYYTGLDPFTGKPVFVERDLRNKEIQKDIVVDKGVGRRTSKVSSDNVKPVVRQNFSKRTP; encoded by the coding sequence ATGTTTTTACCGACTACCCGCAGTGAGATGAAAGACCTGGGCTGGGATGAACTCGATGTCATCCTGGTGACTGGTGATTCTTATATCGACAGCCCGTTTATCGGAACCGCCGTTATTGGCAAGGTGCTGCGGCAGGCGGGATACCGCGTCGGGGTTATCGCGCAGCCGGATATCAAGACCGATGCCGATATCGCCCGGCTGGGTGAACCGAGGCTGTTCTGGGGCGTCACCGGCGGCAGTATTGACTCCATGGTGGCCAACTACACCTCGCTTAAGAAGAAGCGGCGGAGCGACGATTACACCCCCGGCGGCCAGAACACCCGCCGCCCCGACCGGGCCGCGCTCATCTATACCAACCTCATCCGGAGATTTTTCAAGGGCACCCGGCCGATCGTGCTCGGCGGGCTGGAGGCCAGCCTGAGAAGGGTGCCCCATTACGATTACTGGTCCGACCGGGTCCGTTCTTCTATCCTCTTCGACGCCAAGGCCGATTACCTGCTCTACGGCATGGCCGAGAAAACGGCGCTGGAAGTGTCCGAGGCATTATCCCGGGGCACCGATCCCCGGCATATCCGCGGACTGTGCTATATCGCCGGAGAAAGCGACATCGCCGAACTCAAAGCCGATTATCTGGAGCTGCCGCCTTTCGAAACGGTCGAAAATGACAAACAGGCTTTTATCGAGATGTTCCGCACCTTCTACAAGAACAACGACCCGCTGACCGCCAGGGGGCTGTACCAGAAGCAGGGCACCCGCTACCTGGTGCACAACCCGCCGGCGTTACCCCTGACCCAGGCGGAACTCGACAGTATCTATGCCATCGACTATGAACGGGCGCAGCACCCCTATTATGAAAAGCTGGGCAAGGTCGGGGCGCTGGAAACGATCAAGTTTTCCATCCAGACTCACCGCGGCTGCTACGGCGAGTGCAATTTCTGCGCCATCGCAGTGCACGAAGGCCGCACTGTCCAGTGGCGAAGCCAGGAATCCATACTGGCCGAAGCCCGCCGCCTGACCGCCTACCCGGACTTCACCGGCTATATCCGGGATGTCGGCGGCCCGACGGCCAACATGTACGGCTTCGAGTGTAAAGACAAGCTGCAACGCGGCACCTGCCCGGACAAACGCTGCCTTTCACCTCGGGTCTGCGCGTCGCTGAAAGCCGATCATCAGCATCAACTGGAATTATTACGTAAACTAAGGCGCATCGAGGGCGTAAAAAAGGTCTTCGTCGCCTCGGGCATCCGTTACGACATGCTCCTCAGCGACAAGCTCCACGGCGAGGCTTACCTCAAAGAGGTCATCGGGCACCACGTTTCCGGCCAGATGAAGATAGCGCCGGAGCATACCGAAGAAGGCGTCCTGAGAAAAATGGGCAAACCCGGCACCGCCGCCCTGCTGGAATTCAAAGCCCTCTTCGACAAACTGACCAAACGCGCGGACAAAGAACAATTCCTGACCTATTACCTAATCGCCGCCCATCCCGGCTGCACCGCCACCGACATGAAACGCCTGAAGCAATTCATCAGCCACAATCTCAAGATGAACCCGGAACAGGTCCAGATATTCCTGCCCGCGCCCTCCACGTGGTCCGCGGTGATGTATTACACCGGATTGGACCCGTTCACCGGGAAGCCGGTTTTTGTGGAGAGAGACCTCAGGAATAAAGAGATTCAGAAGGATATTGTTGTTGATAAGGGGGTGGGGAGGCGAACATCCAAAGTTAGCTCCGACAACGTTAAACCTGTAGTGCGTCAGAATTTTTCCAAACGAACCCCTTGA
- a CDS encoding SufD family Fe-S cluster assembly protein: MSDVQKMNNPDNAERARAAAAKKATYGADIDLDTFVVPEKSDREYLSKPETISEIDKSRMLESGIMLDDRSERSGTFVQMDNTPVHFGAAQDGIEVMSVSAAWEKYDWLKDYWWKAVAVDADKYTAHVELHGADGYFIRALPGVKTTYPVQACLYLERGKAVQDVHNIIIAEEGSELHIITGCAVAHRQEMGLHLGVSEFYIKKGAKVTFSMIHTWSPETEVRPRTGAIIEEDGLFLSNYVIMKPVHSIQTSPIARCVGKNATVRFNAVMVSTPGSHMDIGSRVYLDAPGARTEMIARAITSGGEIISRGYMEANDVDVKGHLECRGLILKEKGSIHAIPELKATVPNVDLSHEAAVGKIAEDEVEYLMARGLTRDEATASIIRGFLNVDIEGLPAELNAELRKAIEASEKESL; the protein is encoded by the coding sequence ATGTCTGACGTGCAAAAGATGAACAACCCGGATAACGCCGAACGCGCCCGCGCCGCCGCCGCTAAAAAGGCGACCTACGGGGCGGATATCGACCTGGACACTTTCGTCGTACCTGAAAAGAGCGACCGGGAGTATCTGTCCAAGCCTGAAACCATCTCCGAGATAGACAAGTCCCGGATGCTGGAATCCGGCATCATGCTGGACGACCGCAGTGAGCGTTCCGGCACCTTCGTGCAGATGGACAATACGCCGGTGCACTTCGGCGCCGCCCAGGACGGCATCGAGGTCATGAGCGTCAGCGCCGCCTGGGAGAAGTACGACTGGCTGAAGGACTACTGGTGGAAAGCGGTGGCGGTGGACGCCGATAAATACACCGCTCACGTGGAGCTTCACGGCGCCGACGGCTATTTCATCCGCGCCCTGCCCGGCGTCAAGACGACTTACCCCGTCCAGGCGTGCCTCTACCTGGAGCGCGGCAAAGCGGTGCAGGACGTGCACAACATCATCATCGCCGAGGAAGGCTCCGAACTCCACATCATCACCGGTTGCGCCGTGGCTCACCGGCAGGAGATGGGTTTACACCTGGGCGTCTCCGAGTTTTACATCAAGAAGGGCGCCAAGGTCACCTTCAGCATGATCCACACCTGGTCGCCGGAAACCGAGGTGCGGCCCCGCACCGGCGCCATCATCGAGGAAGACGGCCTCTTCCTGTCGAATTATGTCATCATGAAGCCGGTGCATTCCATCCAGACTTCGCCCATCGCCCGCTGCGTCGGCAAGAACGCCACGGTGCGATTCAACGCGGTCATGGTGTCCACTCCCGGCTCTCACATGGATATCGGTTCCCGCGTCTACCTCGACGCGCCGGGCGCCCGCACCGAGATGATCGCCAGGGCCATCACCAGCGGCGGCGAGATCATCTCACGCGGTTACATGGAAGCCAACGACGTCGACGTCAAAGGCCACCTGGAATGCCGCGGCCTCATCCTCAAGGAAAAAGGCAGCATCCACGCCATACCAGAACTCAAGGCCACCGTACCCAACGTCGACCTGTCCCACGAGGCGGCGGTGGGCAAGATCGCCGAGGATGAGGTGGAATACCTCATGGCCCGCGGTTTGACCCGGGACGAGGCCACCGCGTCCATCATCCGGGGGTTTCTGAATGTGGATATCGAGGGGTTGCCGGCGGAGCTTAATGCTGAACTCAGGAAGGCTATTGAGGCGTCGGAGAAGGAATCTCTTTAG
- the tig gene encoding trigger factor: protein MKVTDKKIEACEALLTIEMDSADMQTALENAYQRLVKRTEVPGFRKGKTPRPILERYLGKDRLIEESLDEVLPKACADAIKEQDIKAFGTPGVEVVQNEPLIFKAKIPLPPNVELGDYKSIRMAPEPVEVKEEVVDGMIKQLRHEKATWEPVDRPAQEGDLVVMDLESTIDGAPFINQKGAQFGVSEESKYPAPGFSQAIFGLSRDDTKEFQLKYPDDFAKVELGGKEPLFKVKIIEIKEEKLPPEDDDFAKSLDVDMTSFDELKNRMRDNYRKRLENSAAETYEAGLVDELVHISKAEFPPNLVDMEYERLVNQQLDRWQQQVSSQAEYEELLGRINPEDLARQLRPRAEDRVRRSLILGKLATAENLEVSDEDIDADVERMMATIPEDKRDEQRPYFEKPEAREEIAQILLSRKTIERLKDIAAGKGGETAPATADEKTNEEITEEAKD from the coding sequence ATGAAAGTAACCGACAAGAAGATCGAGGCCTGCGAAGCGCTGCTGACCATCGAAATGGACAGCGCCGACATGCAGACAGCCCTGGAGAACGCTTACCAGAGGCTGGTCAAGCGCACCGAAGTGCCCGGCTTCCGCAAGGGTAAAACCCCCCGCCCGATCCTGGAGCGCTACCTGGGTAAAGACCGTCTTATCGAGGAATCCCTCGATGAGGTACTGCCCAAAGCCTGCGCCGACGCCATCAAGGAGCAGGATATTAAGGCCTTCGGCACGCCCGGCGTGGAAGTGGTGCAGAACGAACCCCTGATCTTCAAAGCCAAGATCCCGCTGCCGCCCAACGTCGAGCTTGGCGACTACAAGAGCATCAGGATGGCGCCGGAACCCGTCGAAGTTAAAGAAGAAGTCGTCGACGGCATGATCAAGCAGCTCCGGCATGAGAAAGCCACCTGGGAACCCGTCGACCGGCCCGCTCAGGAAGGTGATCTGGTAGTGATGGACCTGGAGAGCACCATCGACGGCGCCCCTTTCATCAACCAGAAGGGCGCTCAGTTCGGCGTCAGCGAAGAGTCCAAGTATCCGGCCCCGGGCTTCTCCCAGGCGATTTTCGGCTTGAGCCGCGACGACACCAAAGAATTTCAATTGAAATATCCCGATGATTTCGCCAAAGTGGAACTGGGGGGCAAAGAACCCCTTTTCAAAGTTAAGATCATCGAGATCAAGGAAGAAAAACTGCCGCCGGAAGACGATGATTTCGCCAAATCGCTCGACGTCGATATGACCAGCTTCGATGAACTTAAAAACCGGATGCGGGATAACTACCGCAAGCGTCTTGAGAACTCAGCCGCGGAGACCTATGAAGCCGGTCTCGTCGACGAACTGGTCCATATCAGCAAAGCGGAATTTCCGCCCAACCTGGTGGACATGGAATATGAGCGGCTGGTCAACCAGCAGCTCGACCGCTGGCAGCAGCAGGTCAGCTCCCAGGCCGAGTACGAGGAGCTTTTAGGGCGCATCAATCCGGAAGACCTGGCCAGGCAACTGCGGCCCAGGGCTGAGGATCGGGTTCGCCGTTCCCTGATACTGGGAAAGCTGGCTACCGCAGAAAACCTTGAGGTCTCCGACGAGGATATCGACGCCGATGTCGAGCGGATGATGGCTACTATTCCGGAAGACAAGAGAGACGAGCAGCGGCCTTATTTCGAGAAGCCGGAAGCGCGGGAAGAGATCGCCCAGATACTCCTGTCGCGGAAAACCATCGAACGCCTGAAGGATATCGCGGCGGGCAAGGGCGGGGAGACCGCTCCGGCAACCGCTGATGAAAAGACCAACGAAGAAATCACAGAGGAGGCTAAAGACTAA
- a CDS encoding ATP-dependent Clp protease proteolytic subunit: MTMNPSNIIPMVIESSSRGERAFDIYSLLLKERIIFLGTEINDQVANIIIAQLLFLDREDPDKDISLYIHSPGGVISAGLAIYDTMQLIRPAVSTICVGMAASMATVLLCAGAKGKRFALPNSTIHMHQAIGGARGQASDIVIQAKEITRLQDIIRDILANRTGQTLEKIIHDTDRDYYLNPVQAKEYGLIDDILKKPEEKPAKS; this comes from the coding sequence ATGACCATGAACCCGTCTAACATCATCCCGATGGTTATCGAGAGCAGCTCCCGCGGCGAGAGAGCCTTCGATATCTACTCTCTGCTGCTCAAGGAGCGCATCATCTTCCTGGGCACCGAGATCAACGACCAGGTGGCCAATATCATCATCGCCCAATTGCTGTTCCTTGACCGGGAAGATCCAGATAAGGACATCAGCCTGTATATCCATTCCCCAGGCGGCGTTATCTCGGCCGGTCTGGCAATCTACGACACCATGCAGCTCATCCGCCCGGCGGTATCCACCATCTGCGTCGGCATGGCCGCCAGCATGGCTACCGTACTGCTGTGCGCCGGCGCCAAGGGCAAACGCTTCGCGCTGCCCAACTCCACCATCCACATGCACCAAGCCATCGGCGGCGCCCGCGGACAGGCCTCCGATATCGTCATCCAGGCTAAGGAGATCACCCGCCTGCAGGACATCATCCGGGACATCCTGGCCAACCGGACCGGTCAAACGTTGGAAAAGATCATCCATGATACCGACCGGGATTATTATCTCAACCCGGTTCAGGCCAAGGAATACGGCCTTATCGACGACATCCTGAAAAAGCCCGAGGAGAAACCGGCTAAAAGCTAA
- a CDS encoding ABC transporter ATP-binding protein → MDGDRLLEIKGLKVEIEGKEILHGIDLSIRAGETHVIYGPNGSGKTTLLMTLMGFPRYKITGGQIIFEGQDVTHATLDERARAGIGLSFQRPPIVRGVKTRDMVEACFRGRESEETLNRLAEKANMMDFLERDINYGFSGGETKRSELLQLLAQSPDLVLLDEPESGVDLENIALIGELINNLLEKTHPMRNRTRSGLIISHTGHILEYVNARTGYVMFGGRIICEGDPHEILETIKVKGYGDCASCLTCKR, encoded by the coding sequence ATGGATGGCGACAGGTTACTGGAGATCAAGGGTCTAAAGGTAGAGATCGAAGGCAAGGAGATACTGCACGGGATCGACCTCAGCATCCGGGCCGGTGAAACACATGTCATCTACGGTCCCAACGGCAGCGGCAAGACCACGCTCTTGATGACCCTCATGGGTTTTCCCCGCTACAAGATCACCGGCGGCCAGATAATCTTCGAGGGGCAGGACGTGACTCACGCCACCCTCGACGAACGCGCCCGGGCAGGCATCGGGCTGTCCTTCCAGCGCCCGCCCATCGTCCGCGGCGTCAAGACCCGCGACATGGTGGAAGCCTGCTTCCGCGGCCGGGAAAGCGAAGAAACACTGAACCGCCTGGCCGAAAAGGCCAATATGATGGATTTCCTCGAACGGGATATCAACTACGGCTTTTCCGGCGGCGAGACCAAACGGTCGGAACTGCTGCAACTCCTGGCGCAGAGCCCGGACCTGGTGCTTTTAGACGAACCGGAATCCGGTGTCGACCTGGAAAATATCGCCCTGATCGGCGAACTTATCAACAACCTGCTGGAAAAGACTCATCCGATGCGCAACCGGACTCGCAGCGGCCTGATCATCTCTCACACCGGCCATATCCTGGAATACGTCAACGCCCGCACCGGTTATGTTATGTTCGGCGGGCGCATCATCTGCGAGGGTGATCCCCATGAGATACTGGAAACCATCAAAGTCAAAGGCTACGGAGATTGTGCTTCATGTCTGACGTGCAAAAGATGA
- the aspS gene encoding aspartate--tRNA ligase, with the protein MLKDHQCGELTDANVGQKVTLAGWVHRRRDHGNLIFIDLRDRAGLVQVVFNPESAKEAHHIAESFRSEFVVKVTGIVTRRPAGTENLKMPTGMVEVAAESVEILNESRTPPFYVNEDVDVDESLRLKYRYLDLRRPRMLNNMILRHNVIRFMRRYLDDRGFLEIETPILLKSTPEGARDYLVPSRLYPGKFYALAQSPQQLKQLLMVAGIEKYYQIARCFRDEDLRADRQPEFTQLDLEMSFVDEEDMMELLEGLFSSLAEAVTPHKKFRKPFPRLSFNDIMERYGCDKPDLRFGMELADLTDIAAVTGFGVFSGTVAKGGVVKAIAAPGCGGYNKNQVDDLINLAKQLGAAGLVPIALGSEPGDIDTLEMDKVRSVAAKYLTIDQIRDMARRAGARAGDLLLIVAGDRERSNGVLGGLRNELGCRLNLADPDELAFAFVVDFPLFTWNDEDNRWQPTHHPFTAPRAEDMPLLETDPGKVHGRHYDLVLNGYEIAGGSIRIHQPELQRQVFRLLGHNEERIQSLFGQLLDAFEYGAPPHGGVAPGIDRVVAILAGEPTIREVIAFPKNQAGVDPMFGSPSEVTAAQTDQVHISLKLPQ; encoded by the coding sequence TTGCTTAAAGACCACCAGTGCGGCGAACTCACCGACGCGAACGTAGGCCAAAAAGTGACCCTGGCCGGTTGGGTACACCGGCGCCGCGATCATGGCAATCTGATTTTTATCGACCTTAGGGATCGCGCCGGCCTGGTCCAGGTCGTCTTCAACCCGGAGTCGGCCAAAGAAGCTCATCATATCGCGGAGTCTTTCCGCTCTGAGTTCGTGGTTAAGGTCACCGGCATCGTGACACGGCGGCCGGCGGGTACCGAGAATTTAAAAATGCCGACCGGCATGGTGGAAGTCGCCGCTGAGTCCGTCGAGATACTGAACGAGTCCCGGACACCTCCCTTCTACGTCAACGAAGACGTGGATGTCGATGAGTCTCTGCGGCTGAAATATCGCTATCTGGACCTGCGGCGTCCCCGGATGCTGAACAATATGATACTGCGGCACAACGTCATCCGCTTCATGCGCCGCTACCTGGACGACCGGGGCTTCCTGGAGATAGAAACGCCGATTCTGCTTAAAAGCACCCCGGAGGGCGCGCGGGACTACCTGGTGCCCAGCCGCCTGTATCCCGGCAAGTTTTACGCACTGGCCCAGTCCCCGCAACAGTTGAAACAGTTGCTGATGGTGGCCGGCATAGAAAAATATTACCAGATCGCCCGCTGCTTCCGTGACGAGGACCTCCGGGCCGACCGCCAGCCGGAATTCACCCAGCTTGACCTTGAAATGAGCTTCGTCGACGAAGAAGACATGATGGAGTTGCTGGAAGGGCTGTTTTCCAGCCTGGCCGAGGCGGTGACGCCGCATAAAAAGTTCCGCAAACCGTTCCCCCGCCTGAGCTTTAACGACATCATGGAGCGTTACGGTTGCGACAAGCCTGACCTGCGCTTCGGCATGGAACTGGCGGACCTGACCGATATCGCCGCCGTGACCGGTTTCGGGGTCTTCTCCGGCACCGTCGCCAAAGGTGGCGTGGTCAAGGCCATCGCCGCGCCGGGCTGCGGCGGCTACAACAAGAACCAGGTGGATGACCTGATCAATCTGGCCAAGCAACTCGGCGCCGCGGGGCTGGTACCCATCGCGTTGGGTTCAGAGCCGGGCGATATCGATACGTTGGAAATGGACAAGGTCCGTTCGGTGGCCGCCAAGTACCTTACCATCGATCAGATCAGGGACATGGCCCGCCGTGCCGGCGCCCGTGCCGGAGACCTGCTGCTCATCGTCGCCGGGGACCGGGAACGTTCCAACGGGGTGCTGGGCGGGTTGCGTAATGAACTCGGGTGCCGGCTGAATCTGGCGGATCCGGATGAACTGGCTTTCGCCTTCGTGGTGGATTTCCCCCTTTTCACCTGGAACGACGAAGACAACCGCTGGCAGCCGACGCATCATCCCTTCACCGCTCCTCGCGCTGAGGACATGCCGCTCCTGGAGACGGATCCCGGCAAGGTGCACGGCCGTCATTACGATCTGGTTCTCAATGGCTATGAGATCGCCGGCGGCAGCATCCGCATCCATCAGCCGGAATTGCAGCGGCAGGTATTCCGCCTGCTCGGCCATAATGAGGAACGTATCCAGAGCCTTTTCGGCCAGCTTCTGGACGCCTTCGAGTACGGGGCGCCGCCGCATGGCGGGGTGGCGCCGGGTATCGACCGGGTGGTGGCCATTCTGGCCGGGGAGCCGACCATACGTGAAGTCATCGCCTTCCCCAAGAACCAGGCGGGGGTGGACCCGATGTTCGGTTCGCCGTCGGAGGTCACCGCCGCGCAGACCGACCAGGTGCATATTTCGTTGAAGTTACCGCAGTAG